One window of Triplophysa rosa linkage group LG10, Trosa_1v2, whole genome shotgun sequence genomic DNA carries:
- the manea gene encoding glycoprotein endo-alpha-1,2-mannosidase, producing MARFRRKSCCVIIGLALAVFIIPVILKSLSPEDNSFGSQFALRLIPSSRDVEKDTRDPVSSKASWILKLIAAMKADSPENKMQDFPEPNYNVHAFYYAWYGNPQFDGKYVHWDHPILPHWDPKVALSYPTGRHEPPDDIGTNFYPALGPYSSKDPSVLEEHMQQLRTAGVGVLALSWYPANMKDDNGEEIDNLVPLILNAADKYKLKVVFHIEPYKNRDDANMHENIKYIVERYGSHPAFYRYKTNTGKFLPLYYIYDSYLQSPQVWSQLLKSNGKHTIRNTPYDGIFIALLVEERHKKGILNGGFDGLYTYFATNGFTYGSSHHNWRSMKTFCDYNDLMFIPSVGPGYIDTSIRPWNSQNTRNRINGKYYETSFNAALAARPQIISITSFNEWHEGTQIERAVPKTWVKTVYLDYLPHKSTVYLEITNKWARKFSEEQKKWSE from the exons ATGGCAAGGTTTAGACGAAAGTCTTGTTGTGTAATAATCGGTTTAGCATTGGCTGTATTTATTATACCGGTCATTCTGAAGTCTCTAAGTCCTGAGGATAACAGTTTTGGCAGCCAGTTTGCATTAAGACTTATTCCATCCTCAAGAGATGTGGAAAAAGATACCAGAGATCCTGTATCCAGTAAAGCATCGTGGATACTGAAGTTGATAGCTGCAATGAAAGCTGATAGCCCAGAGAACAAAATGCAAGATTTCCCTGAACCGAATTATAATGTGCATGCGTTCTACTATGCATGGTACGGTAACCCTCAGTTTGATGGAAAATACGTGCACTGGGATCATCCAATCTTACCACACTGGGACCCCAAAGTGGCTTTATCGTATCCCACCGGAAGACACGAGCCTCCTGATGACATTGGGACAAATTTCTACCCTGCGCTGGGACCATATAGCTCCAAAGATCCATCTGTTTTAGAGGAACACATGCAACAACTGCGCACAGCTGGTGTTG GTGTTCTTGCACTTTCATGGTATCCGGCTAATATGAAGGATGACAATGGTGAAGAAATTGACAACCTGGTGCCTTTGATTCTGAATGCAGCAGATAAATATAAATTGAAG GTTGTTTTTCATATTGAACCATACAAAAATCGTGATGATGCAAACATGCAcgaaaacattaaatatattgtgGAGAG GTATGGAAGCCATCCTGCTTTTTAcagatacaaaacaaacacaggcAAGTTTCTTCCATTGTACTACATATATGACTCCTACTTGCAAAGTCCACAAGTTTGGTCACAGCTGCTGAAGTCGAATGGTAAACACACGATCAGGAACACACCATACGATGGCATCTTCATTGCTCTTCTTGTGGAGGAGAGGCATAAGAAAGGCATACTGAATGGCGGATTCGATGGACTCTACACGTATTTCGCCACCAATGGCTTTACTTACGGTTCCTCGCATCACAACTGGAGATCCATGAAAACCTTCTGCGATTACAATGACTTGATGTTCATACCAAGTGTGGGGCCTGGTTACATCGACACTAGTATAAGGCCTTGGAACTCCCAGAATACAAGGAACCGCATCAATGGGAAATATTATGAGACCTCTTTTAATGCAGCACTGGCGGCCCGGCCACAGATAATCTCTATAACGTCTTTCAACGAATGGCATGAAGGGACACAAATTGAAAGAGCTGTCCCCAAGACATGGGTAAAAACTGTGTACCTCGACTACCTTCCTCACAAATCTACAGTTTATTTAGAGATAACAAACAAATGGGCCAGAAAATTCAGTGAGGAGCAAAAGAAATGGTCGGAGTAA
- the fut9a gene encoding 4-galactosyl-N-acetylglucosaminide 3-alpha-L-fucosyltransferase 9 yields MPSSTTYRILRPLLLGTFLLGCFVTLFLMYIKPSTSWLSGPVESETSTSKVKSLLTNRSEQNQTTVLVWLWPFGETYDLNVCSSLFSIDGCFITADRNLYNKSDAVVIHHRDISSDLSNMPPAYRPILQRWIWMNFESPSHSSQLPGIENLFNLTLNYRQDADIQLPYGSIVAAQGEEDFVPPSKNKLICWIVSNWNPDHVRVKYYNELYKHIEVHAYGQAFGEYISDQDYFPTIASCKFYLAFENSIHKDYITEKLYNPLSVGTVPVVLGPPRENYQNFVQGNAFIHVDDFPSPKELAEYLLFLDKNEELYLKYFDWRKHFKVKKAYFWAEHTCLACDYVRRHNEYKTINNLDKWYWV; encoded by the coding sequence ATGCCATCTTCAACAACTTACAGAATCCTACGACCCCTCCTGCTTGGTACCTTTTTACTGGGATGCTTTGTGACGTTGTTTTTAATGTACATCAAACCATCCACAAGTTGGTTGTCAGGCCCCGTCGAGTCAGAAACATCCACATCCAAAGTGAAAAGTCTCCTTACCAACAGAAGTGAACAAAACCAGACCACAGTCCTGGTCTGGCTTTGGCCTTTCGGAGAAACCTACGATCTGAATGTCTGCAGTTCTTTGTTCAGCATCGATGGCTGCTTCATCACTGCCGACCGAAACCTTTACAACAAATCTGACGCTGTCGTCATACATCACAGGGACATCAGCAGCGACCTGTCCAACATGCCCCCTGCGTACCGGCCTATTTTGCAAAGATGGATTTGGATGAACTTTGAGTCGCCGTCACATTCATCTCAGTTACCTGGTATTGAAAACCTGTTTAATTTAACTCTTAATTATCGGCAGGACGCTGATATACAATTGCCTTATGGATCGATTGTCGCAGCACAAGGAGAGGAGGACTTTGTACCACCGAGCAAGAACAAGCTTATCTGTTGGATAGTCAGCAACTGGAACCCAGATCACGTAAGGGTGAAATACTACAATGAACTATACAAACACATTGAGGTCCATGCATACGGACAAGCATTTGGTGAGTACATTTCCGACCAGGACTATTTCCCGACAATTGCGAGCTGTAAATTTTACTTGGCATTCGAGAACTCGATTCACAAAGACTACATCACCGAGAAATTGTACAACCCTCTTTCCGTTGGCACGGTACCTGTTGTGCTTGGACCCCCGAGAGAGAACTATCAGAACTTTGTACAGGGAAATGCTTTCATCCACGTCGATGACTTCCCCTCGCCGAAGGAGCTGGCTGAATATCTGCTGTTCCTTGACAAAAACGAAGAGCTTTACCTGAAGTACTTTGACTGGCgtaaacattttaaagtgaaaaagGCGTACTTTTGGGCAGAACACACATGTCTCGCTTGTGACTACGTCAGAAGGCACAATGAATACAAGACAATTAACAATCTTGACAAATGGTATTGGGTATAG